The region CTGCATCAATCTTTTTGAACGCGTCAGTGGTGAAATAAGCAATGACCAAGTTATAGACTTCAGTAATACCAAGCACGAGTACAGCTTTAGAGATGGTGTCTATCTTACCTGGATAGTTAAAAAAGGAACTGTTAGCAAGCTTGAGCACCGTTGCCGAAAGCGCAGGGTCAATAAGAATAACCTCTGCAATATCATCAATGGTTGAGGTTTCGTCATCGATTAGTTCTTTAATGCGCAGAAAAGAATCTGACAAAACAAAAATTTCATTGGCTTTTTCAGCGTATTCAACAGCTTTCATGTAGTGCATTCCCAAACTTTGTCATCGTTATAGATACCTAGCTAGGCGAGCGAAAAATCCTCTGTGCTTCACTTAAATACCAACATTAGCTATTTAATTGAATCCTAGGATATTTTCTTGCAAGTATAGTCTTATTAAACAAAAAATAAACGATTATTCCGTAATTATTTGTCCCCTTGCCTCTCCAGCTCAGTGTGCTTGTAGAGTCGCTAGCAATTGTCCTAAGTTATACTAATTGGGCTAGTTGAGCTAATTGTCCTAGCTGAACTGAGCGCTAATATGATACGAGCCAAATTTTCGAATGTTAATCACCCCAGAATCGAAAATTAAGTACTGGCCTTTAATCCCCAGTAAGGTACCGGAAACGATTGGCTGTTTGTCGAAATTAAACGAACTAATTTTAGTGAGAAATTGCTCTACGGGATAATGCAGTTCCACCACGGCTTCGTCCAATTGCTCAACGGCATCAGCACCAAATTTAATGCGGATAGCGTCCAAACGCTCACTAATGTGTGGCATAAGTTCAGCAGCTTTCTGTTTTAAATCCATCGCGTCAGCATTGCCTTTGAGCATTGCTCGCCAATTGGTTTTATCCGCAATAAACTCAGCAAGTGCAGTTTCCACTAACCCTGACTGTAAGCGTGTACTGACTTTAAAAATTGGCAAGGCTTGCGTTGCACCTTGATCGATCCAGCGCGTTGGTATTTGAGTATGGCGGGTAATACCTACTTTCAAGCCCGACGTGTTCGCCAGATAAACGTAGTGTGGGATCATACAGTGAGTTTCCCCCCACTCTGGCTCACGACAAGTGCCCTGCTCAAAATGGCAAGTTTCCGGCTTCATAATACACATGTCACATTGCGCCAGCTTTTGCATACATGGGTAACAAAAACCCTGCGAATAACTTTTCTTTGTTTTGCGATTACAGTGACAGCAGCGAATTTCTTGATGGTATACCAGTGTTAGCTCTTTACCAATTAGCGGATTCAGCTCAACCAATTGCTCACCAATAGGGAGTTGATAGCTAATTTGACCATCTGCACCTAATTGAGCGGTCATTTTCCGCAGTGCACCAATCTCTGTGGTAGTTGTCATATTGCCCTCTTAAATTATGACCTTTTTTCGTTGTTGTTTAACTTGCTTACGGTTGTTTTTACTTTCCAAGCGTTTTCTAACCGAAGCTTTCGTGGGTTTGGTTGCGCG is a window of Thalassotalea euphylliae DNA encoding:
- a CDS encoding DUF2797 domain-containing protein → MTTTTEIGALRKMTAQLGADGQISYQLPIGEQLVELNPLIGKELTLVYHQEIRCCHCNRKTKKSYSQGFCYPCMQKLAQCDMCIMKPETCHFEQGTCREPEWGETHCMIPHYVYLANTSGLKVGITRHTQIPTRWIDQGATQALPIFKVSTRLQSGLVETALAEFIADKTNWRAMLKGNADAMDLKQKAAELMPHISERLDAIRIKFGADAVEQLDEAVVELHYPVEQFLTKISSFNFDKQPIVSGTLLGIKGQYLIFDSGVINIRKFGSYHISAQFS